ttttaggagaaaattgaaaatccttataaagtaaaaatactttaaagtactacttaagtcgttttttggggtatctgtaatttacttcactatttatattttggattacttttacttttacttcaatacattcctaaagaaaattatgtactttttactccattaaTTTTCCCTGACAGAGAAAATTACTCAAAATTACTAAATTTTGAATGCTATGCAGGACAGAAACggtccaattcacatacttatcaaagaacatccctggtcatctctactacctctgatctgggggactcactaaacacaaatgctttgtttctgaatgatgtctgagtgtcggagtgtgcccctggctatccgtaaattaaaaaccATGATCGATTGTGCCATCTTATTttctacttttaccactttttctccccaattttgtgatatccaattggttgttacagtcttgtcccatcgctgcaactcggtatggacttgggagaggcgaagaaaaagcagccaacaagtgctcagcatatgttggaactccttcaagactgttggaaaagcattccaggtgaacctggttgagagaatgtcaagagtgtgcagagctgtcatcaaggcaaagggtggctactttgaaaaatctcaaaacacttttttggttacaacatgatcccatatgtgttatttcatagttttgatgtcttcactagtattctatatgtagaaaatagtaaaaataaagaaaaactcttgaatgagtaggtgtgtccaaactttggactggtactgtacattgctAGTTAACTTAACTAGCTCATCAAACTGTATTTTCTTTACTTATTAGAGCCTAGAATCTCATATGGACCTCACTGTCACCGCTGGTGATCTAGCTAGCCACATGGACTAGACTagagcttgctagctagctagagtggCTAGCTAATGACAATATACACCATAGGTGTGGGTCCGCAAAATGTAAATGGTAAATGGTAGGTCTACTGAATTCATGACAAAATCatgttttggttgtttgtttctTGCTTAGTGTAATTGCGAATATCATCTTGTTGGCATTTAACTCTGATTtaactagctacagttgaagtcagaagtttacatacaccttagccaaatacatttaaactcagtttttcacaattcctgacatttaatcagagtaaaaattccctgtcttaggtcagttaggatcaccactttattttaagaatgtgaaatgtcagaataatagtagagagaatgatttatttcagcttttatttctttcatcacattcccagtgggtcagaagttgacatacactcaattagtatttggtagcattgcctttaaattgtttaacttgggtaaaatgttttgggtagccttccacaagcttcccacaatacgttgggtgaattttggcccattcctcctgacagagctggtgtaactgagtcaggtttgtaggcctccttgcttgcacacgctttttcagttctgcccacaaattttctataggattgaggtcagggctttgtgatggccactccaataccttgattttgttgtccttaagccattttgccacaactttggaagtatgcttggggtcattgtccatttggagacccatttgcgaccaagctttaacttcctgactgatgtcttgagatgttgcttcaatatatccacataattgtccttcctcatgatgccatctattttgtgaagtgcaccagtccctcttgcagcaaagcacccccacaacatgatgctgccacccccttactttacggttgggatggtgttcttcggcttgcaagcctccccctttatcctccaaacataacgatggtcattatggccaaacagttatatttttgtttcatcagaccagaggacatttctccaaaaagtacgatctttgtccccatgtgcagttgcagaccgtaatctggcttttatatggcggttttggagcagtggcttcttccttgctgagcggcctttcaggttatgttgatataggactcgttttactgtggatatagatacttttgtacctttttcctccagcatcttcacaaggtcctttgctgttgttctgggattgaattgcacttttcacaccaaagtacgttcatctctatgagacagaactcgtctccttcctgagcggtatgacggctgcgtggtcccatggtgtttatacttgaatgctattgtttgtacagatgagcgtggtaccttcaggcgtttggaaattgctctaaaggatgaaccagagttgtggaggtctacatttttttttctgaggtcttagctgatttcttttgattttcccatgagtttgaaggtaggccttgaaatacatccacaggtacacctccaatttactcaaattatgtaaattagcccatcagaagcttctaaagcatgacataattttctggaattttccaagctgtttaaaggcacagtcaacttagtgtatgtaaacttctgacccactggaattgtgatacagtgaattataagtgaaataatctatttgtaaataattggtgggaaaattacttgtgccatgcacaaaatagatgtcttaaccgacttgccaaaactatagtttgttaattaacaagatatttgtggagtggttgaaaaacgagttttataatgactccaacctaagtgtatgcaaacttccaacttcaactgtatgtatttaaTCCGGTTTCAGATCCTGCAAAAATGTGCAGACTCACGGATACGGAGCGCTGAGGTATAACAATAACTGGAGACTGGGTCCAAGGTAATCTACTGAGGTTTCCATACTCCGATACATATATCCGGGTTGCTTCCAGTATGggtagctgcagcccaatatggcAACCGGAGTATGGGCAAGTGGGTGTGTTGAAAAGTATGGGTGTATGGAAATCTAATCAGttaattgggcagatttgttgccactcaaGACTGTTTGGCGTTTCTGATTGGACTGCATGATGAGATAAGCCAGCGACCAGTGCACAGGTGCTTCCTACTGGGTATCACGGTCGTGTTGCCGGTGGTAGCTAACTTGGCCATTTTTTTCtcccacattattattttttcaagTAGGACAGCagcctacacaagaaataactTATATTGATATccatctagatgtcaccttgaTACATAGGCTACAGTctagttgtcacgttctgaccttagttccttttttatgtctttattttagttggtcagggcgtgagttggggtgggcattctatgttgtttttctatgttttgttctgttgttatatttctatgtgtttggcctagtatggttctcaatcagaggcaggtgtcRgtcgttgtctctgattgggagccatatttaggtagcctgtttYCTAKTGTGTTTTGTGGGYggttgtttcctgtttcagtgtttgcaccatacgggactgtttcgRttgtttgtttgtgttttgttatttttgttctgtgttcattttgatttattaaaaatctattatggacacttaccacgctgcacattggtccgatccttgctactcctcctcagacgaagaggaaatacATTACACTAGTCTACAACTCAATGGGAAGGGCATAAAAAAAACAGGACACAGTGCCGTTCGCATCTGCATGACAAGCACTACTGTCCAGCAACAGAGTGGGAAGTAGCTACCCGGTAGCCAATATCAGGGTGACTGTCACACTAAACAACAGTACACACATCGTCAATAGTTTAATCAAAATCAATCGTCAGTTTACAactgaaaatgtacaattatttgtgtaaaactaacagtgaaTTACAACTCAGACTCATTCTCTGGTTTAAAAACAAAAGTCAAAACTCTTGCGGTATGGTAACTCAATGTACAGCAGTCACCTGGTAATGGAAGAAAAACAACACAGCTCAATCTGAACAGTCTAACCAATAACAAAGTgcttttgacacacccactcctttccacacgcccactactttcctttcgacaAACCCACTCCTGTCCACacacccactactttcctttcgacacacccactcttTTCTACatgggctaaacacccttttctcatctggactgaccaccgcaacctggagtacatcggggcagcgaggagactgaatccttgtttttatttattttttatttcacctttatttaaccaggtaggctagttgagaacaagttctcatttgcaactgcgacctggccaagataaagcaggcCCACcttgtcaggcaaggtgggccatgttttttttacccgttttgtgttcaccctgtcctacagaccaggttcccaaaatgtgaaggcagacgcactgtcccggctgtatgacagaggagcggcccatggatcagattcccatactcccggcctcctgcctggtagcgccggtcgtgtgggagctggacacggacattgagcaggcgttacgtacAGACCCCGCTCCCCCCCAGTGTCCCGTCGGGCGTCTGTacattccgtctgctgtccgtgaccagctgatctattgggcccacacctCACCCTCCTCtggggatcggtcggacggtgcacTGTCTGAGTgggaaatactggtggcccaccttggcaaaggacgtgagggtttacagtatgtttcctcctgctcggtttgcgcccagtgtaaggctcctagacacctgcccagagggaagctacATCCCTTAcctgttccacaacggccatggtcacacctgtcggtggattttctgaccgatcttcctccctcacagggaaacaccacgatcctggtcgttgtggatcgtttctctaagtcctgtcgtctcctccctctgcccagtctccctacggccctacagactccggaggccttgtttacacacgtcttccggcactacgcggtgcctgaggatatagggtaggtttctgcggtcatattgccaggaaCGGCCGGGGGAGTAGgtggcgttcgtgccctgggcagagatggcgcagaactcgctccgccactcctccaccaaCCTCTTCcctttccagtgcgtactggggtaccagccggttctgacgccgtggcatcagagtcagaccgaggctcctgcggtggatgactggttcaggtgcgcggaggagacatgggaagccgcccatgttcacctccaGCGGGCAGCGTCGCGCCAAAAAACCAGcgcggaccgtcaccgcagtgaggccccggtgtgcacaccgggggaccgggtctggctcttgacccgaaacctgcccctccgcctgccctgccggaagctgggtccgcagtttgtggggccatttaaagtcctgaggagagtgaacgaggtgtgttacaggttacatgtgtctctcctcaggctggtggtggtTGGTCCGCTCCAGGATTCTGAGGTACGGgaggttcctccaccccctctgaaCATCGAGGGGGCCCTGGCGTACTTCGTTCGGTCCATCCTGGATTTGAGGCGTCGGGTGAGGGGCCTTCaatacctcgtggagtgggaggggtacggtccggaggagaggtgctgggttctggtggaggacgtgttggacacTTCAATGTTGctggagttccaccgtctccggccggatcgccctgcgcctcgccctctgGGTCGTCCTTGAGGCCTGTGTCGgtgcgctgctggagccgcgcgtcaagggggggtactgtcacgacttccggtcgacgtcaccggccttctagccatcgccgctccacttttcattgttccatgtgttttgtcttgtttcccctcacacctggtttacattccctaatcacactacatatatattccctctgttccccccatgtctttgtgtggaattgtttttgttacgtgttttgtATGACGCGCCAGGCTGTTTTTTCTCCAGGTACCATGTTCAACCCGTagtatgtttaattgttaaacattttGCATCTTGGTGACTTTGTTGCGCTTTTCACTTTTGCCTCTGGCTGGAGGTTTGTTTGACGCAGTTACGTCCGTCTGTTGtttgcttctgccaaataaagtgtgcgcctgatcacaactctctgctctcctgcacctgacttctacaCCAGTAGCGCACAACCTGACAATTACAAGGGAAAGTCTGCTTGCGTTTGTGGGTAAAATGACTTTagtgtaaagtaagcatttcatttcaTGTCATTCAGGGCCAGACTCCAAGGTGCTCAGCGATAGAAACACAATTCCCCACAGTTCTGTATAATCACTGTAAATCAGTCAGCCCTTTTCATATCTCAACCCCACCCTAACCGTAGTTTCATGTCCACACCGGCTCAACCATAAACTTGGAGGTCTGCAAACTGTGATGAAATatttaggctgtcattgtaataagaatttgttcttaactgacttgcctagttaaataaaggttacattaaaaaaaaaatgttaatgaaGCGATGGAGTGACAGATTGAGAGAACAAAATGTAAGGGACATAGCAAAAAACACAAACCAAAAACACAATAAAAGAACACGAATCATCCTCCTGTTATACAATCACATCTGACAAAGATCTgtctgaataaaaaaaaaaaaatgtaataccttTATTAGAATATAAAAAATTGGATCCCTGTTGACGTATATAAAATCCCAAACATGGACATTTTTGTGTTCTAATGAACATACATTCAGACCTGCAGCTGGAATCAGTGTCAGATCTTTATCATAATAAATACGACTTTTTTCTCCAGCATTTTAGTGTTTAGGTTCTCTGAGTGAAATATCAGTTGAAACCAACTCCAGATTTCATCCTTTTTGCTAGATCTTGTGGAGTCCAAAGAAGTTGGCATGATGAGTGTGGCTGAGCATGGCTGGGTGGGAGACGTTCACATAGACCCAGTCCTGCTTCTCCAGCTGCAATGTGGAGCCCAGGTAACTCCCAGAGGTCCAGACACGCCCATTAGAGCCTGAGCTGCAGTAGCCCTCCCTGTGCGACTCTATCAAGGTGAGAGGCTTGGAGCTCCAGGGCCTCCTCACAAACACAGAGTGAACCAAGGCATCTGTAGGGGTGCAGTGattggcctcaaactgcacccgGGAGTAGATGTGGTAGAGCCCAGTCTCGTTGACCTGCAGACCACCATCCCGATAGACCACGCCTCCCTCTGTGAAGGCCCGCCCTGCCTTGGGCTCCCAACGCAAGGTATTCTGGGAAACATCCTTCTCGATACGGCCTGAAGGAGACAAAGGGAGACAGCAGGGAGAGTGGGGTTAGATATGAGACTTCACTGGATTTTACAGTCCCTACTCTACATCAGGGGTGCACACCTGATTCAGTTAATCATGATCCTGATTAGCAGCCGATTACTAGAATCAGGTGTTTGAGAAGGGCTGGAACAATAGCCTGCACACCCCAGCTTACTTACCTATGACGTGTGCTGCAGGTCTGCTGGCCTTCTTCCCTGTGTCTGGATCAGACTCTGGAAGGTCACCCACTAGCTTCTCAGGCGCACAACCTTGGCTCTCAATGTTAACCTGTGAAATAAGAAGAAAAAAGACATCAATGTCACATCACGTTAACATACACACAGGttattttaaattacattttggggttAAGGGTTAAAGAGAAATGTTGCGCTAATGTGCGCTGAACATCAGCTCCTTTCTGAACGTGTTCTTTGATATGAGTCAAGGATATCCTGTAGCAGCGCTGGACTGGTGACCACAATTCTGAACAGATTCCGGTCTTTAAATGTCATTGCTACTTAATAGTCTGAGATGCAGAGGCAGCAATAAATCCTGCACGAAAATCAAAGTCAAACCTTTTTTCATCTAGACTTTACCTCAGTCTGTTTGTACCACCTACCTCTCACCAGTCTCCCACTCAATTTCCAGTGGTCACAATCATCTATTTTTAGGTTCAGAGTTTTCAACAGTTGTTGCATGTTGTAATGCATtttaggggggaaaaaacagagactatagagctcgccagcttgtagtacTTGAAGCCAGAAGTGAATTATGTCCGTTTCGTTCTGCTattcctatgggggaaatgaATGTTGCCCCTATTGGGGAAATAAAAAATAGGGTTTGAGGTTAAATGCCAAAAATGAGATCTGAGGTTATCACAGTCTTAGGGGCTATTATGCATTTTGTTCTAGAtgatatcagtcagttaacatgacctttatgaattatgaagccttttttGTGCTCGTTTTGAGCACATAAATGCTTAAACTcaaaaagtgacgttagctgatgaagatgatcaaataacaaaacataagatctcctaagcatgtgtttaccacagactATTTTCAGCGTTTATCCAAAACCCCCATAGGAAAAATTTTGCCCAAAGAGCCATGGTGGAGTTAATGCCCACAAAAAGttgccattactattgctctctatatgCCTGTTTTCCTCATCAGTAAGTTAAGAGGTTcccaacaacaaaacaatgaaaTGCAACAAGATGATAAATATGAACTGCCACAGATTCCTCCCTGCATCCATTTCATTGATATTTTTTGCAGAGGAGCAGTGCAGTGTCATTGCAAAGAGATGCTCTTATAATATCCTACAGAAAGAGCATTATGAGACAGAAGTGACGAGATACAAAGACCCTTTGATACAAATAGAAAACCCCTCACCTGTTGTATCCCATCCAGTTGAGTCTGTAGCCTGTGTATCTGGTAGGCTCCCAGCCCCAGAGCCCCAAacaccagcagcagcagaaacAGCAAAGCCACAACCAGGCTCCAGGAGCCAACCCCCCTGCAGCCCCTGGCCCTGCCCTGCTCCCTTACCCTCTCCTGGGCAGGAGGGAAGGACCAGCAAGGTACCAGGCCTGGAGGTTGGACCGACGGCTGTGGACCTCCACTGCGGTCCACTAGAAACACCTGGGGGTATATATAGCCCTGGGTACCGCTCAtggtgcagtgtgtgtgagaggagtgtgtgtcGCCTCTGTGTGCAGGAGGTGTGTGCTTCTATCTGAGCCttggtcttaaaaaaaaaaaaaaaaattatcaaggCGACTGGAACCCACAGCTTCCACCCCCACGCTGGGTGGGTCTGTGACAAGCTCACACCACCTCGCACTCACTCTCgccatcctctcctctgtcaaAATGAAACTTAGACAGGTGACTGGTGCTGTTGCAGGGCAGGTAGATAATGACCTCAGAGTAGAGAAACtaatttacacttttcgcacacACTTTCATACATCCATGTGCACATACGCTCACAGACTTAGAAAATGGAAGTTAAACACGCAGTGATAGTTTATTACAGTGTCATTAAACACTGAAAAAGTGTTTCTTTAATATGCTCTCCAAACCATTGCACACCTCTCCTTAGTGGGGTCTTTGCACAGTGCAACGctacagagagaggaagtggggtGTTTAGCTGACCTGCGCCCTTCTAACCACTTTGTTCATCTCACCGTGGGGCCAGACAAAGAGGACAACCTAGAAAGACTTCTTGAGAAAACCCCTCACTTGTACTCACGGCCCCACAGAACTACATATGACCTATGAGGAAAGTTTGAGCTTTTGGGTAGAGTAGGGGGACTGCTGCACctatataaataaaaattaaagttagagaggattgtgcatgtatatttttatttgtaaacagTGATGCAGCAGAAAATGATCGTTTCAGAAGCACACACAGTGGGAAGTAGAAACTGCCACATGAAAAAGCTTACAGCTACTCAGCCTGCTTTCATCGGGAGTCTGCTGCACTTCGTAAGAACTGAGAACGGTATGGGGTGTTAGTGTGTATGGTGTTTGTGCGGTCTAACCATGCGAAGGAAGAAGTCATATCGACTCAGAACCCCCTAACGTTAACTAACCTGGGTTTACAGGAAAGTGACACTGACACACTTGCGCCTCCACTCTGCACTCAAAGAATGGTATCCAGCAGTGTCTATTGACCCTTAGCTCTGGACAGCCTTTTGGAGGCCCTTAGCAAGATATGGttgggggttagagagagaatgcaattctacacattttctaatgacttatgccatgttcatttgatatttgagtgagaatgactaacaaagtTTTTAAATCAAGTTTAGATGGCTGGCTaaactaactaccaatctaaaaatggttaactgacatggctaattgagtgactgtcagtgactgacagaaaaactgctgatgcacaactaaGTTTCGAAAATGtacctggtgtattctactattcttactcaATAGTAAGTTGAGTGAGTTGTTAATATAcacagtgcacaaaacattaagaacaccttcctaatattgagttgcacccttttgccctcagaacagcatcaatttgtcggagcatggactctacaaggtgttgaaagcgttccacagagatgctggcccatgttgactccaatgcttcccacagttgtgtcaagttgcctggtTGTCCTTTGTGTGATTGACCATTCTTTAtattttgtacacacacacacaaacaaccaaaatataaatgcaacatgcagcaatttcaaagatcttactaagttacagttcatataaggaaatcagtcaattgaaatgaattaattaggcAACAATCTAcagattttacatgactggggatacagataggcatctgttggtcacatataggggtgtggatcagaaaaacacTCAGTATCCCCTTCTGTCCCTGCGGAGGTTTCAATCAAACGGTTCTGACATTTTCTGCACAAAGCAACTTTACTGAAAATCTAAAGGGGGAAATGATTGATATAATATACTATGTCAACATTTcggaacatacagttgaagtcggaagtttacatacaccagctctgtcaggctaaggtgtaactgagtcaggtttgtaggcctccttgcttgcacacgctttttcagttctgcccacaaattttctataggattgaggtcagggctttgtggtggccactccaataccttgattttgttgtccttaagccattttgccacaactttggaagtatgcttggggtcatctgcgaccaagctttaacttcctgactgatgtcttgagatgctgcttcaatatatccacatcattttccttcctcatgaagccatctattttgtgaagtgcaccagtccctcctgcagcaaagcacccccacaacatgatgctgccacccccgtgcttcacggttgggatggtgttcttcggcttgcaagcctccccctttttcctcgaaacataatgatggtcattatggccaaacagttatatttttgtttcatcagaccagtgaacatttctttgtccccatgtgcagttgaaactgtagtctggcttttatatggtggttttggagcagtggcttcttccttgctgagcggcctttcaggttatgtcgatataagacttgttttactgtggatatagatacttttgtacctttttcttccagcatcttcacaaggtcctttgctgttgttctgggatggatttgcactttttgcaccagagtacgttcatctctaggagacagaatgcgtctctttcctgagcggtatgacggctgcgtggtgtttatacttgcatactattgtttgtacagatgaacgtggtaccttcagacgtttggaaattgctcccaaggatgaaccagacttgtggaggtctacaattgttttctggggtcttgactgatttcttttgattttcccatgatgtcaagcaaagaggcactgagtttgaaggtaggccttgaaatacattcacaggtacacctccaattaactcaaatgatgtcaattagcctttcagaagcttctaaagccatgacatcattttctggaattttccaagctgtttacagttgactatgttgactgtgcctttaaacttctgacccactggaattgtgatacagtgaaataatctttctgtaaacaattgttggaaaaattacttatgtcatgcacaaagtagatgtcctgaccaacttgccaaaactatagtttgttaacaagaaattgatggagtggttgaaaaacgagttttcatgactccaacctaagtgtatgtaaacttccgacttcaactgtattaattgaaatagaaaataaaatgtgtaatatCAGTAATTTGTGTTCATAATCTTTAGTCTTTACCAGTTCCCCTGCTCTGCGCAATACATTCATTTGTAAGTATTAGACATAACAATTGATAATGGTTCTTATCCTCCCCTCATCTCTACTCTGTGGTTTCTGCCATCAAACGATTATCTGACATGTTCTGCATCAAGCAACTtaacttaaaatgtaaaaaaatatatatatttagcataTGAAGCTTACTCCTTTCAGTAATTTTCATTTAAATGGTCTTTCTCCAGTTCCCCTTCACGGCACATGGAATTGGTTTATAGTACAAATGTTTGTGATGGTACTCAAAACAACATCCATAGTATTAATTTTGGACATCACAAGCTCTTTGATCATTATAACTTCTGGAAAAAACAATGCCCTAATCTCTTCTCTACTGTGTTTCTGGAGGTTTCCATGAGACTGCATGTCAGCGCTCAGGGAGGGCCTGATCATCTGAATGTCAGAGCTCAGGGAGGGCCTGATTCCAGTGAAGGAATGAGTAATAGTGGTTACACAAACAGTCAGGCAGTGGTTAAACTGAAAGGGCATCACAATCCTCACAGTTCGGTTGACC
This window of the Salvelinus sp. IW2-2015 linkage group LG16, ASM291031v2, whole genome shotgun sequence genome carries:
- the faslg gene encoding tumor necrosis factor ligand superfamily member 6, which translates into the protein MSGTQGYIYPQVFLVDRSGGPQPSVQPPGLVPCWSFPPAQERVREQGRARGCRGVGSWSLVVALLFLLLLVFGALGLGAYQIHRLQTQLDGIQQVNIESQGCAPEKLVGDLPESDPDTGKKASRPAAHVIGRIEKDVSQNTLRWEPKAGRAFTEGGVVYRDGGLQVNETGLYHIYSRVQFEANHCTPTDALVHSVFVRRPWSSKPLTLIESHREGYCSSGSNGRVWTSGSYLGSTLQLEKQDWVYVNVSHPAMLSHTHHANFFGLHKI